One genomic window of Pseudomonas sp. LFM046 includes the following:
- a CDS encoding PilT/PilU family type 4a pilus ATPase — protein sequence MNDSTAEPAADVFPMLRLLHERGGSDLFLSVGAPPHMKVEGHSTPVGDRPLKSGEVQLMAYQLMTQKQIAEFERDLEMNLALSIQRSGRFRVNVYYQRGEVAMVVRLIKSEIPGMEALGLPLLLEKLAVQDRGLILVIGAAGSGKSTTLAAMLDYRNRHRDGHIVCIEDPIEFVHSHQRSIIDQREVGLDTHSFSDALRNVLREAPDVIMLGEIRDLETMQHALHYAETGHLCLATLHGTSCSHAIERIARFFPDEARRQVLADLSQNLLAMVGQRLVPGLKQKRVAAVELMLGTPYIRDLILRDQLDDLKSATERALEQGMQTFDQHLFALFEAGRISLTDALKFADSRTDLGLKIKLEHGFSAADADLKVLRDS from the coding sequence ATGAACGACTCGACCGCTGAACCCGCCGCCGATGTGTTTCCCATGCTGCGGCTGCTCCACGAACGGGGCGGCTCGGACCTCTTCCTGAGCGTGGGCGCGCCGCCGCACATGAAAGTGGAGGGCCACAGCACGCCGGTCGGGGATCGGCCGCTGAAATCCGGCGAAGTACAGCTCATGGCCTATCAGCTGATGACGCAGAAACAGATCGCCGAGTTCGAGCGCGATCTGGAGATGAATCTTGCCCTGAGTATCCAGCGCAGCGGCCGCTTCCGTGTGAACGTCTACTACCAGCGTGGCGAGGTGGCGATGGTGGTGCGCCTGATCAAGAGCGAAATTCCCGGCATGGAGGCCCTAGGCCTGCCGCTTCTGCTGGAGAAACTGGCGGTGCAGGATCGGGGGCTGATCCTGGTGATCGGGGCCGCCGGTTCGGGCAAATCGACGACTCTGGCGGCCATGCTGGATTACCGGAATCGCCATCGTGATGGCCATATCGTCTGCATTGAGGACCCCATCGAGTTCGTCCATTCGCACCAGCGCTCGATCATCGATCAGCGGGAAGTCGGCCTGGACACCCACAGTTTCTCCGACGCCTTGCGCAATGTGCTGCGGGAAGCACCGGACGTGATCATGCTCGGCGAAATCCGCGACCTTGAAACCATGCAGCACGCCCTGCATTACGCCGAGACGGGTCACCTGTGCCTGGCAACCTTGCATGGGACCAGCTGCAGCCATGCCATCGAACGAATCGCCCGTTTCTTCCCGGATGAAGCACGGCGCCAGGTGCTCGCGGACCTGTCGCAGAACCTGCTGGCGATGGTCGGCCAACGGCTGGTGCCAGGACTGAAGCAGAAGCGTGTGGCCGCCGTGGAGCTGATGCTGGGAACGCCTTACATCCGCGACCTGATCCTGCGGGACCAGTTGGACGACCTGAAGTCCGCCACCGAGCGTGCCCTGGAACAGGGGATGCAGACCTTCGACCAGCATCTGTTCGCCCTCTTCGAAGCAGGACGCATCTCGTTGACGGATGCCTTGAAATTCGCCGATTCGCGGACCGACCTCGGGCTGAAGATCAAGCTGGAGCATGGATTCAGCGCGGCCGACGCCGACCTGAAAGTGCTGCGTGACAGTTAG
- a CDS encoding LysR family transcriptional regulator: MNKLELLKTFVRVSELSSFTQAADSLGLPRSTVSDQVQALEELLGTRLLQRTTRKVQATQDGLLLYERSRELLAQMDELESLFRHDASALAGRIRVDMPTVLARKVVMPRLAEFTRSHPGLELEVSSTDRRVDLVREGFDLVLRMGPVLDDSLVARSLGAFPMVNCASRAYLATFGVPHRLEDLAGHRLVHYLPVLGARPSGFEYVENGKVLQLPMTGGLTVNNAEAYEAACLGGLGLIQAPLHGVREHLDSGELVAVLPDYQAPPLEATLLYAHRRMPRRVQAFTEWLMGVVGQSAQSGAA; encoded by the coding sequence ATGAACAAGCTGGAGCTACTGAAAACATTCGTACGGGTCAGCGAGCTGTCAAGTTTCACCCAGGCCGCAGACAGCCTGGGTCTGCCCCGCTCCACGGTTTCCGACCAGGTGCAGGCGCTGGAGGAACTGCTGGGTACGCGCTTGCTGCAGCGCACCACGCGCAAGGTGCAGGCCACCCAGGACGGATTGCTGCTCTACGAGCGCAGCCGCGAGCTGCTGGCGCAGATGGATGAGCTGGAAAGCTTGTTCCGCCACGACGCCAGCGCACTGGCCGGACGCATCCGGGTGGACATGCCCACGGTGCTGGCCCGCAAGGTGGTGATGCCGCGCCTGGCGGAATTCACCCGCAGCCACCCCGGCCTGGAGCTGGAGGTGAGCAGCACCGACCGGCGGGTGGACCTGGTGCGCGAAGGCTTCGACCTGGTGCTGCGCATGGGGCCGGTGCTGGACGACTCACTGGTGGCACGCTCCCTGGGCGCTTTCCCCATGGTCAATTGCGCCAGCCGGGCCTATCTCGCCACCTTCGGCGTGCCGCACCGCCTGGAGGACCTGGCCGGACACCGCCTGGTGCATTACCTGCCGGTGCTGGGCGCGCGCCCGTCGGGCTTCGAGTACGTCGAGAATGGCAAGGTGCTGCAGCTGCCCATGACCGGCGGCCTGACGGTGAATAACGCCGAAGCCTACGAGGCGGCCTGCCTGGGTGGCCTGGGGCTGATCCAGGCCCCGCTGCACGGCGTGCGCGAGCACCTGGACAGCGGCGAACTGGTGGCTGTGCTGCCCGACTACCAGGCGCCCCCGCTGGAAGCCACCCTGCTCTATGCCCACCGGCGAATGCCACGGCGAGTCCAGGCCTTTACCGAGTGGCTCATGGGCGTCGTTGGCCAGTCCGCACAATCAGGCGCCGCATAG
- a CDS encoding serine/threonine-protein kinase, whose product MNDKLLDIPGYLVHGRLGKGGMAEVYLATQESLNRKVAVKVLDRLDDEAFASRFVREARMLASLHHPSIVTIHDVDRLPDGRYYLAMEFLPGGDLGRYKGQTLEPLEALRIVRQIAGALAVVHDKGLVHRDIKPANILFRDDGTAVLTDFGIAKDLELDTELTQFNVAVGSPAYSSPEQAQCQALDARSDIYSLGVILLELLTGENPYRGANYAETVLNHVQMDPPLLRRGLADYQHLIDRMLAKDPDERFSDCRVLLESLTELCELDLDFTRIAPAVQLDRPAKPSAARSRYRGLIWGLAGLMLLVVSSGGGYYVVLRMKIADLLELGEQRLAEGKLMEPAGDNADFYFHEVLRLDKDNDKAGDGLQRLLAARIANTLALANQRLAEDRLLQPEQDNAVFYYQQVLGWAPTNEQALAGLQKVAQRFVALSEDAYGRREFAMALEYIDAGLQVAPEDETLLKLQADHEQRVRKAKATKVASSRSKSQPRQEEQNPIKKFWNRLFN is encoded by the coding sequence ATGAACGACAAACTGCTAGATATCCCCGGCTATCTCGTGCACGGCCGCCTGGGCAAGGGCGGGATGGCCGAGGTCTACCTGGCCACCCAGGAGTCCCTCAACCGCAAGGTGGCGGTGAAGGTGCTGGACCGCCTGGACGACGAAGCCTTCGCCAGCCGCTTCGTCAGGGAGGCGCGCATGCTCGCGTCCCTGCACCACCCGTCCATCGTCACCATCCACGACGTCGACCGCTTGCCCGATGGCCGTTACTACCTGGCCATGGAGTTTCTTCCCGGCGGCGACCTCGGCCGCTACAAGGGCCAGACCCTGGAGCCCCTCGAGGCGCTGCGCATCGTTCGGCAGATCGCCGGCGCCCTTGCCGTGGTCCACGACAAGGGCCTGGTGCACCGCGATATCAAACCGGCCAACATCCTGTTCCGCGACGACGGCACGGCGGTGCTCACCGATTTCGGCATCGCCAAGGACCTGGAGCTGGACACCGAGCTGACCCAGTTCAACGTCGCCGTGGGCAGCCCGGCTTACAGCAGCCCGGAGCAGGCCCAGTGCCAGGCGCTGGATGCGCGCAGCGATATCTACAGCCTGGGCGTGATCCTGCTGGAGCTGCTGACCGGGGAAAACCCGTATCGCGGCGCCAACTACGCCGAAACCGTGCTCAACCATGTGCAGATGGACCCGCCATTGCTGCGGCGTGGGCTGGCCGACTACCAGCACCTGATCGACCGCATGCTGGCCAAGGACCCGGATGAGCGCTTTTCCGACTGCCGCGTCCTGCTGGAAAGTTTGACCGAACTCTGCGAGCTGGACCTGGACTTCACCCGCATCGCGCCGGCGGTCCAGCTGGACCGGCCGGCGAAACCGTCGGCCGCTCGCAGTCGTTACCGTGGGCTGATCTGGGGCCTGGCCGGGTTGATGCTGCTGGTGGTCTCCAGCGGGGGCGGCTACTACGTGGTGCTGAGGATGAAGATCGCCGACCTGCTGGAACTGGGTGAACAGCGCCTGGCGGAAGGCAAGCTGATGGAGCCCGCCGGTGACAACGCCGACTTCTACTTCCATGAAGTCCTGCGCCTGGACAAGGACAATGACAAGGCGGGCGACGGCTTGCAGCGGCTGCTGGCGGCACGTATTGCCAACACCCTGGCCCTGGCCAATCAGCGGCTGGCCGAGGACCGCCTGCTGCAGCCGGAGCAGGACAACGCGGTGTTCTACTACCAGCAGGTGCTGGGTTGGGCGCCGACCAATGAGCAGGCCCTGGCCGGGTTGCAAAAGGTGGCGCAGCGTTTTGTCGCCCTCAGCGAAGACGCCTATGGCCGTCGCGAATTCGCCATGGCGCTCGAGTACATCGACGCTGGCCTGCAGGTAGCGCCGGAAGATGAAACCCTGCTCAAGCTCCAGGCCGACCACGAGCAACGGGTACGCAAGGCCAAGGCGACGAAGGTGGCGTCGAGCCGTTCCAAGTCGCAGCCGAGGCAGGAAGAGCAGAATCCGATCAAGAAGTTCTGGAATCGCCTGTTCAACTGA
- a CDS encoding FHA domain-containing protein — MLRIQFADNRQAPIWLVDERFTIGQDSRNSLVLTDPEISLFHAEIRQDHGQYYLSDCGTPGGTFVNDERIGARFQLRADDRVRIGNLELLLVDPAKARPKAETAARWFLQVIKGEHEGQKYHVTGSMTFGRSVKCELCFSDQELSRRHCEFFLKDDVLEVKDLASANGMYVNQQKVSTAVLQPGDQIRMGSVTLLVIGPKVVAPQSVDEDATLFMPVVNLPKATAPRPAGRQPVANPLRAAAQKSAAPAEPTRQAPSKLLIGMLLVVVAVAAAFAGKTFL; from the coding sequence ATGCTCAGGATTCAATTCGCGGATAACCGTCAGGCGCCCATCTGGCTGGTGGACGAACGCTTCACCATCGGCCAGGACAGCCGCAACAGCCTGGTCCTGACGGACCCGGAAATCAGCTTGTTCCATGCAGAAATCCGCCAGGATCACGGCCAGTACTACCTGAGCGACTGCGGCACGCCGGGTGGCACCTTCGTCAATGACGAACGCATCGGCGCACGTTTCCAGCTGCGCGCCGACGACCGGGTGCGCATCGGCAACCTCGAACTCCTGCTGGTGGACCCGGCCAAGGCGCGCCCCAAGGCCGAGACCGCGGCGCGTTGGTTCCTGCAGGTGATCAAGGGTGAGCACGAAGGGCAGAAGTACCACGTCACCGGTTCCATGACCTTCGGCCGCTCGGTGAAGTGCGAACTCTGCTTCAGCGACCAGGAACTGTCGCGCCGGCATTGCGAGTTCTTCCTCAAGGACGACGTCCTGGAGGTCAAGGACCTGGCCTCGGCCAATGGCATGTACGTCAACCAGCAGAAGGTGAGTACCGCTGTGCTGCAACCGGGCGACCAGATCCGCATGGGTTCGGTGACCCTGCTGGTGATCGGCCCCAAGGTGGTGGCTCCCCAGTCGGTAGACGAAGACGCCACGCTGTTCATGCCCGTGGTCAATCTGCCCAAGGCCACCGCGCCGCGCCCCGCTGGCCGCCAGCCGGTGGCCAATCCACTGCGGGCGGCGGCACAGAAAAGCGCCGCGCCCGCCGAACCGACCCGGCAGGCGCCGAGCAAGTTGCTGATCGGGATGCTGCTGGTAGTGGTGGCTGTCGCTGCTGCTTTTGCAGGGAAGACCTTTCTCTAG
- a CDS encoding SDR family oxidoreductase: MTRKIALITGASRGLGKSMAQHLAAQGIDIIGTYHSKLEDAESLSREIMDLGGHAAMLQLDVSKSATFDAFAASLARLLKNEFGRDNFDFLVNNAGIGIHASFAETTEEQFDQLVNVQLKGPFFLTQKLLPLIADGGRILNISTGLARFALPGYAAYAAMKGGIEVLTRYQAKELGARGISVNVLAPGAIETDFGGGVVRDNSEVNAFIAGNTALGRVGLPEDIGGAVAMLLSDAGRWINGQRVEASGGMFL, from the coding sequence ATGACCCGCAAGATCGCACTCATCACCGGCGCCAGCCGCGGCCTCGGCAAAAGCATGGCGCAGCACCTGGCTGCCCAGGGCATCGACATCATCGGCACCTACCACAGCAAGCTGGAAGATGCCGAATCCCTCAGCCGCGAAATCATGGACCTCGGTGGCCACGCCGCCATGCTCCAACTGGACGTGAGCAAGAGCGCGACCTTCGACGCCTTCGCCGCGAGCCTGGCCCGCCTGCTGAAGAACGAGTTCGGGCGCGACAACTTCGATTTCCTGGTGAACAACGCCGGCATCGGCATCCACGCCAGCTTTGCCGAAACCACCGAGGAACAGTTCGACCAACTGGTGAACGTCCAGCTCAAGGGGCCTTTCTTCCTGACCCAGAAGCTGCTGCCGCTGATCGCCGACGGCGGTCGCATCCTCAACATTTCCACTGGCCTCGCCCGTTTCGCCCTGCCGGGCTACGCGGCCTACGCGGCGATGAAGGGCGGCATCGAAGTCCTGACCCGTTACCAGGCCAAGGAACTGGGCGCACGGGGCATTTCAGTGAACGTCCTGGCCCCCGGCGCCATCGAGACCGACTTCGGCGGCGGCGTGGTGCGCGACAACTCCGAGGTCAACGCCTTCATCGCCGGCAATACCGCGCTGGGTCGCGTCGGACTTCCGGAAGACATCGGCGGTGCCGTGGCCATGCTGCTCTCCGATGCCGGCCGCTGGATCAACGGCCAGCGCGTGGAAGCCTCGGGCGGAATGTTCCTCTGA
- a CDS encoding protein phosphatase 2C domain-containing protein, with the protein MPESLGYAAQSITGCVRTHNEDALLCAPDLGLWAVADGMGGHQRGEVASAVAVAALRDAVAAGQRLESAVQSAHGAVVAAAAGSGMGTTLVAVKFDGAAFDLAWAGDSRAYRVGIDGITRLSHDHSLVQALVDAGELSPAQARRHPRRNVVTQCLGQMHQDLEVGCVTGTLAPGELLLLCSDGLTGELDDGEILDQCASAETLEALVAQLLNMACDAGGRDNITCIVLALNAPETIVAASRSNSFLSRLLKSRRS; encoded by the coding sequence ATGCCCGAGTCACTGGGATACGCCGCGCAGTCCATCACCGGCTGCGTGCGCACGCACAACGAAGACGCGCTGCTCTGCGCCCCCGACCTGGGGCTCTGGGCTGTGGCCGACGGCATGGGCGGCCACCAGCGTGGCGAAGTGGCCAGTGCCGTGGCGGTCGCCGCCCTGCGGGACGCCGTGGCCGCCGGCCAGAGGCTGGAGTCCGCCGTGCAGTCCGCCCACGGCGCTGTGGTGGCGGCGGCCGCGGGTTCCGGCATGGGCACCACCCTGGTGGCGGTGAAATTCGACGGCGCGGCGTTCGACCTTGCCTGGGCCGGCGACAGCCGCGCCTATCGCGTCGGCATCGATGGCATCACCCGTCTCAGCCATGACCACAGCCTGGTGCAGGCGCTGGTGGATGCCGGTGAACTCAGCCCGGCGCAGGCCCGCCGCCACCCGCGTCGCAACGTGGTGACCCAGTGCCTCGGCCAGATGCACCAGGACCTTGAAGTCGGCTGCGTAACCGGCACACTGGCGCCCGGCGAGTTGCTGCTGCTGTGCAGCGACGGGCTGACGGGCGAACTGGACGATGGCGAGATCCTCGACCAGTGCGCCAGCGCAGAGACCCTGGAGGCCCTGGTGGCGCAGTTGCTGAACATGGCTTGCGATGCCGGTGGTCGGGATAACATCACCTGCATCGTCCTTGCCCTTAACGCGCCGGAAACCATCGTGGCGGCAAGCAGGTCGAATTCGTTCCTGAGCCGGTTACTCAAATCCCGAAGATCCTGA
- a CDS encoding alpha/beta fold hydrolase → MARSLITAVLLVLALYLGLGLALFIFQRSLIYFPQPRAIGGPDRLLMLPVTDQQVAVTVRPLASPKALIYFGGNAEDVSRSLPDFAEAFPDHALYLLHYRGFGDSSGKPSEEAIQQDALELFDKVHALHRDIAVVGRSLGSGVAIRLASQRPVAHLVLVTPYNSVLELAQHQFPIFPVRWMLQDKYESWRYARTLQVPTLVIAAERDEVIPRWSTEKLIRQFKPDVVRVEVIPGAGHNDIGERPEYLRLIRDGL, encoded by the coding sequence ATGGCGCGCAGCCTGATCACTGCCGTCCTGCTGGTTCTTGCGCTCTACCTGGGGCTGGGTCTGGCGCTCTTCATCTTCCAGCGGTCGCTGATCTACTTCCCCCAGCCCCGCGCCATCGGCGGCCCCGACCGGCTGTTGATGCTGCCGGTGACGGACCAGCAGGTCGCCGTCACCGTACGGCCCCTGGCCAGCCCCAAGGCGCTGATCTATTTCGGTGGCAATGCCGAGGACGTTTCCCGCAGCCTGCCGGATTTCGCCGAAGCCTTTCCCGACCACGCTCTCTACCTGCTGCATTACCGGGGCTTCGGCGACAGCAGTGGTAAGCCCTCGGAAGAGGCCATCCAGCAGGACGCCCTGGAGCTGTTCGACAAGGTCCATGCCCTGCACCGCGACATAGCCGTGGTGGGGCGCAGCCTGGGCAGCGGCGTCGCCATCCGCCTGGCAAGTCAGCGACCGGTGGCCCACCTGGTGCTGGTGACGCCTTACAACAGCGTGCTGGAACTGGCCCAGCATCAGTTCCCCATCTTCCCGGTGCGCTGGATGCTTCAGGACAAGTACGAATCCTGGCGCTACGCCCGGACCCTCCAGGTGCCAACGCTGGTGATCGCCGCCGAGCGCGACGAAGTGATCCCGCGCTGGAGCACCGAGAAGCTGATTCGCCAGTTCAAACCCGATGTGGTGAGAGTGGAGGTGATCCCCGGTGCGGGGCACAACGATATCGGCGAACGGCCGGAATACCTGCGGCTGATCCGGGATGGGCTTTAG
- a CDS encoding putative quinol monooxygenase has translation MTQPYGFILHAHTRPEKADEFEALFRAYVEPSRAEEGCIEYHMLRDAQDPTLFIFYEVWQSRAHLDVHSALPHMRRFHENRMAFLRRDFEIREIEMLSPSSANG, from the coding sequence ATGACTCAACCCTACGGCTTCATCCTCCATGCCCACACTCGCCCCGAAAAGGCCGACGAATTCGAAGCGCTGTTCCGCGCCTACGTCGAACCCAGCCGGGCAGAGGAAGGCTGCATCGAGTACCACATGCTGCGGGATGCCCAGGACCCCACACTGTTCATCTTCTATGAGGTGTGGCAGAGCCGCGCCCATCTGGACGTCCACAGCGCACTGCCGCACATGCGCCGCTTCCACGAGAACCGCATGGCGTTCCTGCGACGGGACTTCGAGATCCGCGAAATCGAGATGCTCAGCCCGTCCTCGGCCAACGGCTAA
- a CDS encoding universal stress protein produces the protein MRSINRILVAIPPEPESPALERGRQLAEKLDATVHLLLCDPKDGSSGLLDQYLVSLLHSGVHARGEVARVDFDRASSAVLEACRAQECDLVIKQHRPTGRLTQILMTPDDWQLLRQVPTPLFLIRSSRPWEGGTILAGMDVEHQDAAHVALQGNVMEQANFLCALYGANLHVVSAYSPTLLPQADPTQSIAQAVASHCHEQCRWFMEQYALPEHRLHIGEGPAKELIPQIAHEFEAVLTVLGTVARQGMMGALVGNTAEAVLDRLDGDLLVIKPNAVALELQEDAPSGHRAA, from the coding sequence ATGCGCTCGATCAATAGAATCCTGGTTGCCATTCCCCCCGAACCCGAATCCCCTGCGCTTGAACGCGGGCGACAGCTTGCCGAAAAACTCGATGCCACTGTGCACCTGTTGCTGTGCGACCCGAAGGATGGTTCGTCAGGGCTGCTGGATCAGTACCTGGTCAGTCTTCTGCATTCGGGCGTGCATGCCCGTGGCGAGGTGGCGCGGGTGGACTTCGACCGGGCGAGCAGTGCTGTGCTGGAAGCCTGCCGTGCCCAGGAATGCGACCTGGTGATCAAGCAGCATCGCCCCACCGGGCGCCTGACTCAGATATTGATGACCCCCGATGACTGGCAATTGCTGCGGCAGGTGCCCACGCCGCTGTTCCTGATCAGGAGCAGCCGGCCCTGGGAGGGCGGCACCATCCTCGCCGGCATGGACGTCGAGCATCAGGACGCCGCCCACGTTGCCCTGCAGGGCAACGTGATGGAGCAGGCCAATTTCCTGTGCGCCCTCTACGGTGCCAACTTGCATGTGGTCAGCGCCTATTCGCCGACATTGCTGCCCCAGGCCGACCCAACCCAGTCCATCGCCCAGGCCGTCGCCAGCCATTGCCATGAGCAGTGCCGCTGGTTCATGGAGCAGTACGCGCTGCCCGAGCACCGGTTGCACATCGGCGAAGGGCCGGCCAAGGAGCTGATCCCGCAGATCGCCCATGAGTTCGAGGCGGTGCTCACCGTGCTCGGAACGGTCGCCCGGCAGGGGATGATGGGGGCGCTGGTGGGCAATACGGCGGAAGCCGTGCTCGACCGCCTGGACGGTGACTTGCTGGTGATCAAGCCGAACGCCGTTGCACTGGAACTGCAAGAGGACGCGCCGAGCGGTCATCGCGCGGCCTGA
- a CDS encoding NAD(P)H-dependent oxidoreductase, with the protein MKKVLLLNGGKKFAHSDGRYNATLHDAALAFLDRAGFDVRETQIDAGYDVAEEVQKILWADVVIYQMPGWWMGAPWTVKRYLDEVFTAGHGSLYANDGRTRSDASQKYGSGGLIHGKQYMLSLTWNAPQQAFDDPTDFFEAKGVDAVYFPFHKANQFLGMSALPTFLCVDVMKQPNIEADVKRYEEHLAKVFAAQA; encoded by the coding sequence ATGAAAAAGGTTCTGTTGCTCAACGGCGGCAAGAAATTCGCCCACTCCGACGGCCGCTACAACGCCACCCTGCACGACGCCGCCCTGGCGTTCCTCGATCGCGCCGGCTTTGATGTGCGGGAAACCCAGATCGACGCCGGTTACGACGTTGCCGAAGAGGTGCAGAAAATCCTCTGGGCCGATGTGGTGATCTACCAGATGCCCGGCTGGTGGATGGGCGCTCCCTGGACGGTGAAGCGCTACCTGGACGAGGTGTTCACCGCCGGCCACGGCAGCCTCTACGCCAATGACGGCCGCACCCGTTCGGACGCTTCCCAGAAATACGGCAGCGGCGGCCTTATCCACGGCAAGCAGTACATGCTGTCGCTGACCTGGAACGCGCCGCAGCAGGCCTTCGACGACCCCACCGACTTCTTCGAGGCCAAGGGCGTGGACGCGGTGTACTTCCCCTTCCACAAGGCCAACCAATTCCTCGGCATGAGCGCCCTGCCCACCTTCCTCTGCGTGGACGTGATGAAGCAGCCGAATATCGAAGCGGACGTGAAGCGCTACGAAGAGCACCTGGCGAAGGTCTTCGCGGCTCAGGCGTAA
- a CDS encoding carboxymuconolactone decarboxylase family protein, with protein MERKHELETYKRFKKLHPAYFQAVETLGAVVRQAGPLDERSLQLIQLAAAAATHSEGAVHSHTRRALEAGATPEQIHHALLALTSTIGFPTVVAALSWAGDVLDPAP; from the coding sequence ATGGAACGCAAGCACGAACTCGAAACCTACAAACGCTTCAAGAAACTGCACCCGGCGTACTTCCAGGCGGTTGAAACACTGGGCGCCGTCGTGCGCCAGGCCGGTCCGTTGGATGAGCGCAGCCTGCAACTGATCCAGCTCGCCGCTGCGGCGGCCACTCATTCCGAAGGCGCGGTCCACAGCCATACCCGTCGCGCCCTGGAGGCCGGCGCCACCCCCGAACAGATCCACCACGCGCTGCTGGCGCTGACCAGCACCATCGGCTTTCCGACCGTGGTGGCGGCGCTGAGCTGGGCGGGGGATGTGCTCGATCCTGCTCCTTAG